The region GATTAATAACTACCCGAGAGGAATATTCGGATACAAGACAGCCAATGACATGATAATACAAAATGCTACAAGGAAAATGTGTGGGATATTTGAAGTGGTGCAATAAAACTTGCAAGTTGCCTTATGGTTTTTATGGATAAAATTCCCTTGCCAAACGCTTTTCATTGTGATATTTTATCTTTCCACGGCATAAGTATGTTCTTTTACGTATTACAGGTGCGTAGAAGGCTTTTTATACCGTGGGAACCTTGCGAAGCCGGATTTATCCGGCTTGATAAAGCCGGGTGTTTTCCATCTAAAAACACTTGGATTTATTGTTATTTTTATTGTATTAAGGCGCATAATAATTTTCGCCGAAAAAAACATTTTTATGAAACGAAAGGAGTTACTGCATGAGGACGTATGAAGCAATTGTTTATTTAAGGCCGACTTTAACCGAAGAGGAAATAAAGACCGTTTTGGCAAAGGTTAAGAAGACGTTAGAAGAGGTAAAAGGCGAAGTTGTTGAAGAAAAAGCGCCTGAAAAGAAAAAACTTCACTTCTTTATGAAAAAGTTCAAGGACGCTTTTGTATATTACATCAAATTTAAAGTGGATGAAAAACAGGTACTTGATGTAAGGGAAAAATTAAGGCTTACCGAAGAAGTCATAAGGTTTATGGTTTCCGGTGAAGTTGTTATTAAGATGAAGAAACAGAAGGTAAGAAAACCGAAGAAAGCTGCGGTAGAAACAGCGGTTGAAAAGCCGGCACCGGCGGATGTTCCTTCTGAAACACCGCAGGGCGGCGGGGAACAGGCATAAAGCGATAAAAGGGAGGTTTGCGTTATGGCTAATTTAAACAGGGTACTTCTTATGGGAAACCTTACAAGGGACCTGGAGATAAAGTACGTGAAGACGGGGCAGCCGGTTACAAATATCAGGCTTGCTGTCAACCGCGCTTACACGACGCAGACGGGGGAAAAGAAAGAAGAAGTTTGTTTTGTGAACGTCGTGGTGTGGGGCAAGCAGGCGGAAAGCTGCCACACATATTTAAGGAAAGGTTCTTCCGTGTTTATAGAAGGAAGGCTGCAGTCCAGAAGCTGGGAATCGGATGACGGAAAGAAAAACAGCATTCTTGAAGTGGTGGCAGACAGGGTGCAGTTCCTTGACAGAAAAGGGAAAAAAGATGAAGAATTTACCGGCGAGGATGATACGCAGGGCGCTGACGCGCCGGGCGGAACGCCTTCCGGCGGGGATGATGCCCCGTTCTAGAAATTAAAAAAAATATAAAGTGATCCAGGAGGATATATAAATGGCAATGAAACCAGCAGCAGGCGGTATGAAAAGAAATTTTGTGTTCAAGAGGGCAAAAAAGAAAAGGTGCAAACTTTGCACCGCGGGAAAAGATACCGTTGATTATAAAGACGTGGATTTTCTCCGCGGCTTTATCACTGACAGGGGTAAAATTATACCAAGAAGGGTAACCGGCAACTGTGCCAAACATCAGCGCGCCGTTACAAGGACTGTAAAGAAATCAAGAGAAGCGGGATTGCTGCCCTTTACGGCTGAATAAACAAAAAAATGGCGGGCGATATACTTTTTTTTCTGTCCAGCCTGGCTTTTTTATTTCTTTTTTTTGGCGCCCTGGATTTTTTTATGCTGGGGCTTATTAAGCGGCAGGTTGGATGGGTTAAGGTAATTGTTCTTGGCACGTGTTTTGTGTTTGTGTCGGTTCTGGCGCTGTATCTGGTATTTAAAGTTTCCACGGGCCATGATATGAAAGAGTACATGGACCGGGAGCTTAAAAGAAGTGTGGAAACGGCGGTGGAAGCGCAGATAAAAGCGGGGCTTCCCGAAGCGGATATTCCGGCTGCCAAAGCGCAGGTGGAATTGTTTGTGGTTAAGATGGCTCCGGCGTGGTCTTTGTTAAGCGTTCTTTTTATGGTGTTTTTAAACTACGCGTTCACCAGGATGTACGCGCTGAAAAGGTTTGGCATAGAGCACAAAATGGCGCCTTTTTCTTTCTGGCGGCTTGACTTAAAAGTAATGTGGCTGGCACTGGCGGCCATGGCTGTTCTTGCGGGTCACGATTTAATAAATAATGAAACTTTTCAGACGGCAGCGAAAAACGTGCTGGTTGTACTTGGAAACCTTTATTTTCTTATAGGGCTTGCGGTTATCACCTTTTTTATGGATAAAAAGGGAATGCCGGGCTTTGTGAAAATACTTGTTTATATGTCCGCGGTATTATTACCGCTTATGTCAGCGGTACTTATAGCGGCGGGCGCGCTTGATACATGGTTTAATTTCAGAAAGGCAAAAGTAATAAACATTAAAGGATAAAAAAAACCGTACGGAGGTAATCATGGAAGTTATATTAAAAGAAAACGTAAAAAAATTGGGAAACGCAGGGGACCTTGTAAAAGTAACTGACGGATACGCCAGGAATTTTCTTTTTCCGCAGAACATGGCTATGCCTGTTTCTGACAAGAATCTGAAATCCATTCAGGAAGAGATGAAAAGGCGTTCTGTCAAGCTTGAAGCAAAAAAAGACAAGCTTAAAGAAATGGCCGGGCAGCTGGAAGGCAAAGAATTCACCGTCAAGAAAAAAGCATCCGCGGATGACAAACTTTTTGGTTCTGTTACCGAAGTTGA is a window of Candidatus Goldiibacteriota bacterium DNA encoding:
- a CDS encoding 30S ribosomal protein S18, which translates into the protein MKRNFVFKRAKKKRCKLCTAGKDTVDYKDVDFLRGFITDRGKIIPRRVTGNCAKHQRAVTRTVKKSREAGLLPFTAE
- a CDS encoding 50S ribosomal protein L9; this translates as MEVILKENVKKLGNAGDLVKVTDGYARNFLFPQNMAMPVSDKNLKSIQEEMKRRSVKLEAKKDKLKEMAGQLEGKEFTVKKKASADDKLFGSVTEVDVAEAIKAAGFDVNKSNIKMSSHIKELGNFAVKVKLKGDIESNIVLWVVKEA
- the ssb gene encoding single-stranded DNA-binding protein, which produces MANLNRVLLMGNLTRDLEIKYVKTGQPVTNIRLAVNRAYTTQTGEKKEEVCFVNVVVWGKQAESCHTYLRKGSSVFIEGRLQSRSWESDDGKKNSILEVVADRVQFLDRKGKKDEEFTGEDDTQGADAPGGTPSGGDDAPF
- a CDS encoding DUF2232 domain-containing protein; its protein translation is MAGDILFFLSSLAFLFLFFGALDFFMLGLIKRQVGWVKVIVLGTCFVFVSVLALYLVFKVSTGHDMKEYMDRELKRSVETAVEAQIKAGLPEADIPAAKAQVELFVVKMAPAWSLLSVLFMVFLNYAFTRMYALKRFGIEHKMAPFSFWRLDLKVMWLALAAMAVLAGHDLINNETFQTAAKNVLVVLGNLYFLIGLAVITFFMDKKGMPGFVKILVYMSAVLLPLMSAVLIAAGALDTWFNFRKAKVINIKG